From the Saccharomyces paradoxus chromosome XIV, complete sequence genome, one window contains:
- the MRPL10 gene encoding mitochondrial 54S ribosomal protein uL15m (Mitochondrial ribosomal protein of the large subunit~similar to YNL284C), with amino-acid sequence MDTLKLSGHLEVLRKAERQRPLRNSFTTVAGRKLINNFVLVMMLTSVAGKDIFFRGIFKSPVLAFQSYRYVSILGRLKPSDGSTKSFKRLGRGPSSGLGKTSGRGQKGQKARGKVKSWFEGGQTPIYKLFPKVGFTNVGAKPLKELNLERIQWFHDKNRLHLQPGEVLDMNKMRKLGLVTGPIKYGVKILASGKFHYNLPIALEASRASAKAIAAIERAGGKFTARYYTPLGLRAHLNPQWFLEKRGRVPLQARPTKRRDIDFYSKEEKRGYLVMEKDKLLQDIKNAQENGSRHFLKQNVKKSALEIELEKLSPEHDQVPVVSTSKVMNVKALGR; translated from the coding sequence ATGGATACTTTAAAGCTATCAGGGCACTTAGAAGTTTTAAGGAAAGCAGAAAGGCAAAGACCATTGAGAAATAGTTTCACTACCGTAGCCGGTCGCAAACTGATAAACAATTTTGTTCTGGTCATGATGTTAACTAGCGTAGCTGGTaaggatatttttttccgaGGTATATTCAAGTCACCGGTATTGGCATTTCAAAGTTATCGTTACGTCTCGATTTTGGGGCGTTTGAAACCATCAGATGGCTCCACAAAGTCTTTTAAAAGGCTTGGGCGTGGTCCCTCTAGTGGTTTGGGTAAGACATCTGGGCGTGGTCAAAAGGGTCAAAAGGCACGTGGTAAAGTAAAATCGTGGTTTGAAGGTGGCCAAACTCCAATTTACAAACTATTTCCTAAAGTTGGATTTACTAATGTGGGCGCCAAACCATTAAAAGAGCTAAACTTGGAACGTATTCAATGGTTTCATGATAAGAATAGGCTGCATTTACAACCAGGCGAGGTTTTAGATATGAACAAGATGAGAAAGCTTGGTCTGGTTACTGGTCCAATAAAATACGGAGTTAAGATTCTAGCCAGTGGAAAGTTTCATTACAATCTACCGATTGCTTTGGAGGCTTCGAGGGCATCCGCTAAGGCTATTGCGGCTATTGAAAGAGCAGGAGGCAAATTTACAGCTCGCTACTACACACCGTTAGGTCTAAGAGCACATCTTAATCCTCAATGGTTTTTGGAGAAGAGAGGAAGAGTACCACTACAGGCTAGACCtacaaaaagaagggaTATTGATTTCTATAgtaaagaagagaaaagaggTTACTTGGTAATGGAAAAAGATAAACTCTTACAAGATATCAAGAATGCCCAAGAGAACGGTTCGAGACATTTCTTGAAACAGAACGTAAAAAAGAGTGCATTGGAAATAGAACTAGAAAAGTTGTCTCCGGAGCATGATCAGGTTCCAGTTGTGTCTACTTCTAAAGTCATGAACGTCAAGGCTTTGGGCCGCTAG